The SAR324 cluster bacterium genome has a segment encoding these proteins:
- a CDS encoding type II toxin-antitoxin system PemK/MazF family toxin yields the protein MVVNRGEVWWATLPIPQGSEPGYKRPLIIIQSDAFNKSRINTIIAVVLTSNIGLSQAPGNVFLKAKQTGLPKDSVANVSQILTVDKSFLSEKIGRLSKTNMQHIDDGLKTVLSL from the coding sequence ATGGTAGTTAATCGAGGAGAGGTTTGGTGGGCTACATTGCCAATTCCTCAAGGCTCAGAACCCGGATATAAAAGGCCATTGATCATTATTCAGTCTGATGCTTTTAACAAAAGTCGAATCAACACAATAATTGCAGTTGTTCTGACTTCAAATATTGGACTTTCACAGGCTCCAGGCAATGTATTCCTGAAAGCAAAGCAAACGGGATTACCCAAAGATTCTGTTGCTAATGTATCTCAAATTCTAACAGTGGATAAATCGTTTTTATCAGAGAAAATAGGAAGATTATCAAAAACCAATATGCAACATATTGACGATGGTTTGAAAACGGTACTGTCTCTATAA
- the flhA gene encoding flagellar biosynthesis protein FlhA, with translation MATDAGTIVKKSGGTSDLFLAGGVIGILLIMVLPMPDILLDMFLAMSISLGVLILFVSLYTTKALDFSSFPSVLLISTLFRLSLNVASTRLILLNGNKGPDAAGSVIKSFGEFVIGGNQIVGIILFLILVLINFVVITKGAGRIAEVAARFTLDAMPGKQMAIDADLNAGLINESQAKERRTTIQREADFYGSMDGASKFVRGDAIAGLIISAINIVGGILVGVTQYDMPAGDAFKTYSILTIGDGLVSQIPALIISVAAGIAVTKASAENKLSLDLKGQVFGNVQAMFLVSAVLVMFGLIPGLPTMPFLMLSAVTGSIAYFAKSGKAQEMAQLHAAEEAQEQERVEAEPEDIESLLPIDILGLELGYGLIPLVDEEQDGELLKRIKAIRRQMATDLGFIVPPLHIKDNLELAPGEYSMTIKGIEIARSELMVGYFLAMKTGDVDEEMSGIDTVEPAFGLPAIWIGAEDEERAQFSGYTVVDIPTVLATHLTEILKRHAFEFLGRQEAQRLLDNFAKNEPKVVEELVPNLLSLGTVQKVFQNLLKEQVSIRDLHTILETLADTATITKDADLLTEYVRQAMSRTITRQYQTADGILPLITMSAELENQVAGAIQDTGHGTYLGLDPSLAQTIINNIESLTEAFAMQNYQPLLLCSPLIRPHLKRLTERFIPNLVVLSHNEVTNDVRIEQLGIVE, from the coding sequence ATGGCCACAGACGCTGGAACTATTGTGAAAAAATCAGGGGGAACCTCAGATTTGTTCCTGGCAGGTGGCGTGATCGGTATTTTGCTGATCATGGTTCTGCCAATGCCGGATATTCTGCTGGATATGTTCCTGGCGATGAGTATTTCGCTGGGAGTCTTGATTCTGTTTGTGTCACTTTATACCACAAAAGCTCTGGATTTTTCTTCATTTCCCAGTGTCCTGCTGATTTCCACCCTGTTTCGTCTGTCGCTGAACGTGGCTTCCACCCGTCTGATTCTGCTCAATGGTAACAAAGGCCCTGATGCCGCGGGATCGGTGATCAAGTCCTTCGGTGAGTTTGTGATTGGTGGAAACCAGATTGTCGGTATCATTCTCTTTCTGATTCTGGTGTTGATCAACTTTGTCGTCATCACCAAGGGTGCCGGCCGTATTGCCGAAGTGGCCGCCAGATTTACGCTGGATGCCATGCCGGGAAAACAGATGGCGATTGACGCGGATTTAAATGCCGGGCTGATCAACGAATCCCAGGCTAAAGAACGAAGGACTACGATTCAGCGAGAGGCTGATTTTTATGGATCCATGGATGGTGCCAGTAAATTTGTACGAGGTGATGCCATTGCGGGCTTGATCATCAGTGCCATCAATATTGTCGGTGGAATTCTGGTGGGGGTCACCCAGTATGACATGCCCGCAGGCGATGCCTTTAAAACTTATTCCATTTTGACTATCGGTGATGGACTCGTCTCTCAAATCCCGGCCCTGATCATTTCAGTGGCGGCTGGTATTGCTGTGACCAAGGCTTCAGCCGAAAACAAACTTTCATTGGACTTGAAAGGGCAGGTTTTTGGCAATGTTCAGGCAATGTTTCTGGTTTCCGCAGTGCTGGTCATGTTCGGCTTGATTCCCGGACTTCCCACTATGCCATTTTTGATGCTGTCTGCTGTAACAGGCTCTATCGCCTATTTTGCCAAATCAGGCAAAGCACAGGAAATGGCACAGCTTCACGCCGCTGAAGAAGCACAGGAACAAGAACGTGTGGAAGCCGAGCCAGAAGATATTGAGTCCCTGTTGCCGATCGACATTCTGGGGCTGGAGCTGGGTTATGGCCTGATTCCGCTGGTGGATGAGGAACAGGATGGCGAACTGCTCAAGCGCATCAAGGCCATCCGCCGTCAAATGGCGACTGACCTGGGCTTTATTGTTCCGCCCTTGCATATCAAGGATAATCTGGAACTGGCTCCCGGTGAGTATTCCATGACCATCAAAGGCATTGAAATTGCCCGCAGTGAATTGATGGTGGGTTATTTCCTGGCTATGAAAACAGGCGATGTGGATGAAGAAATGTCAGGCATTGATACCGTGGAACCAGCGTTTGGATTGCCGGCCATCTGGATTGGTGCCGAGGATGAAGAACGCGCTCAGTTTTCCGGCTACACCGTGGTAGATATTCCCACGGTATTGGCCACACACCTGACTGAAATCCTCAAACGCCATGCATTTGAATTTCTGGGAAGGCAGGAAGCACAAAGGCTTCTGGACAACTTTGCGAAAAATGAACCCAAGGTTGTGGAAGAATTGGTACCAAACTTGCTGTCACTGGGAACCGTACAGAAAGTTTTTCAGAATTTGCTCAAGGAACAGGTCTCGATCCGGGATCTACATACCATTCTGGAAACACTGGCTGATACAGCGACCATCACCAAGGACGCCGACCTGTTAACGGAATATGTCAGGCAGGCGATGTCACGAACGATCACTCGACAGTATCAAACCGCTGATGGAATTTTACCGCTCATCACCATGAGTGCCGAACTGGAAAATCAAGTCGCAGGAGCCATTCAGGATACAGGTCATGGAACTTATCTTGGTCTCGATCCATCGCTGGCTCAGACGATTATCAATAATATTGAGAGCCTCACTGAAGCGTTTGCCATGCAGAACTATCAGCCTCTGCTGTTGTGCTCACCGCTGATAAGGCCTCATCTTAAACGACTGACTGAACGGTTCATTCCCAACCTGGTAGTGCTGTCGCACAATGAAGTGACCAACGATGTGCGTATCGAACAACTGGGAATCGTCGAATAA
- the flhF gene encoding flagellar biosynthesis protein FlhF, with amino-acid sequence MNLKRYRVNNIQEALQQIKKDLGPDAIIVSTRQVRDGKGAFGLFGKTMLEVTAARDEKPAPPPPTRKEAPVTKTPLGTYSPTSSANLSPEPPPIPAVSQLQETRRMLLPIQQEIHELRDLVQNLGKRPTVSEVQSVSQLRGELAEMKHLLHTMAVRNQSMSDLDLPENLLVLYQQMTFNGMEEKFARRLVMESQKSISQEDLQNFSYVKIFLARMLMKIIKTTNGIERIASRQKIVALVGPTGVGKTTTTAKIASEQMLRYKRKVALITVDTFRIAAVEQLRTYAKIINAPLSVVSGKAELDRAIAEFADYDVIIVDTGGRSQRDEAQMYELKDLFDGRDRVENILVLSSTTKDFEMNEITRKFGEIPLSSVIFTKLDEGTTYGCLFNHVIRFKKPIAFLTTGQKVPEDIEVATKERLVDLLLNISGN; translated from the coding sequence ATGAATCTCAAACGCTATCGTGTTAATAATATTCAGGAAGCCCTGCAACAAATCAAAAAAGATTTAGGGCCTGACGCTATCATCGTTTCGACCAGACAGGTGCGAGATGGCAAAGGCGCGTTTGGTTTGTTTGGCAAAACGATGCTGGAAGTCACCGCGGCACGTGATGAAAAACCTGCGCCACCGCCTCCAACCAGGAAAGAGGCACCTGTCACCAAAACTCCCTTGGGAACATATTCTCCCACATCATCGGCCAATCTTTCTCCGGAACCGCCGCCTATACCCGCTGTGTCGCAATTACAGGAAACCCGGCGTATGCTTTTGCCGATCCAGCAGGAAATTCATGAATTGAGAGATCTGGTGCAGAATCTGGGAAAGCGCCCCACTGTTTCAGAGGTGCAGTCAGTGTCTCAGTTACGGGGTGAACTCGCGGAAATGAAACATCTGTTGCACACCATGGCTGTCAGAAACCAGTCCATGTCTGATCTGGACCTGCCGGAAAACCTGCTGGTGCTGTATCAACAGATGACGTTCAACGGCATGGAAGAAAAATTCGCGCGTCGTCTGGTGATGGAAAGCCAGAAAAGTATTTCTCAGGAAGATTTGCAGAACTTTTCCTATGTCAAAATTTTCCTGGCCCGGATGCTGATGAAAATCATCAAAACCACCAACGGGATTGAACGGATTGCGTCGCGCCAGAAAATAGTCGCGTTGGTCGGGCCAACAGGTGTCGGGAAAACCACCACCACCGCGAAAATCGCTTCAGAACAGATGTTGCGCTACAAACGCAAAGTCGCGCTCATCACGGTCGATACCTTCAGAATTGCTGCGGTGGAACAACTCCGGACCTATGCCAAAATCATCAATGCGCCTCTCAGTGTTGTGTCAGGAAAAGCTGAACTCGACAGGGCCATTGCCGAATTCGCTGATTATGATGTGATCATTGTGGATACTGGCGGGCGTTCACAGCGTGATGAAGCCCAGATGTATGAATTGAAAGACCTCTTTGACGGGCGGGACCGCGTTGAAAATATTCTGGTACTCAGTTCCACAACCAAAGATTTTGAAATGAACGAAATCACCCGGAAATTTGGGGAAATCCCCTTGAGCAGTGTGATTTTCACCAAACTGGATGAAGGGACGACCTATGGGTGTCTGTTCAACCATGTGATTCGCTTCAAAAAACCGATTGCGTTTTTAACGACAGGGCAAAAGGTGCCGGAAGATATTGAAGTGGCCACCAAGGAACGTCTGGTGGATTTACTGCTCAATATTTCAGGCAATTAA
- the flhB gene encoding flagellar biosynthesis protein FlhB, which yields MADQDEKTESPSDKRRDDARNEGQVSFSKEVPSAALLAGALMIFFMLGDNIAEKNMMLFQEIFSHINMPDFTISSLYKFFIDTAISVSLPLIPFALMVIVVGIMSSVLQVGLNISLQTLEPKFSKISPLSGFKRLFSMQAFAEFLKSLFKLLVIGYIGFVTFEEEIPQLTSLSTLSFPEIMKYNISAIFAVAGKIVLALVVLAVLDFFYQRWDLEQKLKMTKQEVKEEMKQQEGDPQLKSKIRQIQREMSNARMMQEVPKADAIIVNPTHYAVAIRYDREIMIAPEVIAKGVDFIALRMRTIARENEVPILERPQLARDLYGSVEMGQAIPDQFYKAVAEVLAYVYKLRKKK from the coding sequence ATGGCCGATCAGGATGAGAAAACGGAGTCCCCGTCTGATAAACGAAGAGACGACGCGCGCAATGAAGGTCAGGTGTCTTTCAGCAAGGAAGTGCCGTCAGCGGCATTGCTGGCCGGGGCGCTGATGATTTTTTTCATGCTGGGAGACAACATCGCTGAAAAAAACATGATGCTGTTTCAAGAAATTTTTTCCCACATCAATATGCCTGATTTCACAATTTCTTCCCTCTATAAATTTTTTATCGATACCGCTATCAGTGTGTCATTGCCCTTGATTCCTTTTGCGCTCATGGTGATTGTGGTGGGCATCATGTCGTCAGTGCTGCAAGTCGGCTTAAATATTTCGCTACAGACGCTGGAACCCAAATTTTCCAAGATCAGTCCGCTTTCAGGATTCAAACGGCTGTTTTCCATGCAGGCGTTTGCTGAATTTCTGAAAAGTCTGTTTAAACTGTTGGTGATCGGTTATATCGGTTTTGTTACATTCGAAGAAGAAATTCCACAATTGACCAGTTTGTCGACCCTGTCATTTCCGGAAATTATGAAGTACAATATTTCCGCAATTTTCGCGGTTGCGGGAAAAATTGTACTGGCACTGGTGGTATTGGCAGTGCTGGATTTTTTTTATCAGCGCTGGGACCTTGAACAAAAACTGAAAATGACCAAGCAGGAAGTCAAAGAAGAAATGAAGCAACAGGAGGGGGATCCTCAACTAAAATCCAAAATCCGCCAGATCCAGCGTGAAATGTCCAATGCCCGCATGATGCAGGAAGTACCAAAGGCGGATGCCATTATTGTGAATCCGACACACTATGCCGTGGCGATCCGTTATGACCGTGAAATCATGATCGCCCCCGAAGTCATTGCCAAGGGCGTTGACTTTATCGCATTGAGAATGAGGACTATTGCCAGGGAAAATGAAGTTCCTATTCTCGAAAGACCTCAACTTGCACGAGATTTGTATGGCTCAGTAGAAATGGGACAAGCCATTCCTGACCAATTTTATAAAGCAGTGGCTGAAGTTCTGGCTTATGTTTACAAGCTCCGGAAAAAAAAGTAA
- a CDS encoding DUF4071 domain-containing protein, with translation MGKLNEVDDIQSQITGLIEKGRFFQACEMARTALERYPNHIWFKLLMARTLILTGATNQAREILEPLLPTDECKDSRSGEETAGLLGRAYKDLWHRTGNPVWATRAREAYTRGYQITAGLWPGINASTMAFLTGEPDEARRMATELVQTCQTLLESHKNDPLYWIYATMGEACLILGERDKAIQAYHNAVDHADGVASRIVSSRRQLFLLQKEGILVPDILFNILTPATVMQFTGHMLDRPGRKAPRFPAELEAQVTRKIQSFLDGFHSVIGYCSAACGSDILFAEAMLARGWEVNIMLPFAIEDFIHTSVAYAGADWVTRFRSVLDRAASIRFLTEEPFLGDEILFNFAGKLFHGFANLRADSLVVKPHLLTVWDGVKTAFVGGTADIINGWSKQDHVHVIRIDELLKSHKPITTQSDSVIVESNRPESPKTTEDDQLCRRIIKTLLFADIVGYSKLREQDTPQFIFKFLEKIANDLKRLEEQPSFLNTWGDAIFAVMDTAESLAHYATALNESVCNTDWSAYGMPTNMNIRIALHVGPVFKGWDPLIGRTNYYGAHVNRVARIEAVTAPGLIYVSEQFAALLSVEQECSEKFICDYVGQTELAKNFGSHVIYSLRRVKQSGNA, from the coding sequence ATGGGAAAACTAAATGAAGTGGATGATATACAGAGTCAGATCACCGGATTGATTGAAAAAGGACGGTTTTTCCAGGCCTGTGAAATGGCACGAACCGCACTGGAACGCTATCCGAATCATATCTGGTTCAAACTGTTGATGGCCCGGACATTGATTCTGACCGGTGCGACAAATCAGGCAAGGGAAATTCTGGAACCCCTCTTACCAACGGATGAATGCAAAGATTCCCGCAGCGGTGAAGAAACGGCCGGACTGCTGGGACGGGCGTATAAGGATTTATGGCATCGGACGGGGAACCCTGTTTGGGCAACACGAGCACGTGAAGCGTATACGCGGGGCTATCAGATCACAGCCGGATTATGGCCCGGCATCAATGCCTCCACGATGGCATTTTTAACAGGTGAACCGGATGAGGCGCGCCGAATGGCTACTGAACTGGTCCAAACCTGCCAGACTCTCCTGGAGTCCCATAAAAATGACCCCTTGTACTGGATTTATGCAACTATGGGCGAAGCCTGCCTGATTCTGGGTGAGCGGGATAAAGCCATTCAAGCCTATCACAACGCAGTGGACCATGCGGATGGTGTCGCCTCACGGATTGTTTCATCACGGCGACAACTGTTTCTTCTGCAAAAGGAAGGGATCCTGGTGCCGGACATTCTTTTCAATATTCTGACGCCAGCCACTGTGATGCAGTTCACCGGTCATATGCTTGACCGTCCCGGTCGCAAGGCTCCACGTTTTCCTGCGGAACTTGAAGCTCAGGTGACACGGAAAATCCAGTCGTTTTTAGATGGCTTCCATTCAGTGATTGGATACTGTTCAGCCGCCTGCGGATCGGATATTCTGTTTGCCGAAGCCATGCTGGCCCGTGGTTGGGAAGTCAATATCATGTTGCCCTTTGCCATTGAAGATTTTATTCATACCAGTGTGGCCTATGCGGGTGCCGATTGGGTAACACGTTTTCGCTCGGTTCTCGACCGGGCCGCGTCCATTCGATTTTTAACCGAAGAACCTTTTCTGGGGGATGAAATCCTGTTTAATTTTGCGGGAAAATTGTTTCATGGTTTTGCGAACCTGAGAGCCGATAGTCTGGTTGTCAAACCGCACCTGCTGACGGTCTGGGATGGTGTAAAAACCGCTTTTGTTGGCGGAACAGCGGATATCATTAACGGCTGGTCGAAGCAAGACCACGTGCATGTGATCCGAATTGATGAACTGCTAAAATCCCATAAGCCAATCACGACACAATCTGATTCTGTTATTGTGGAATCCAACCGTCCGGAAAGTCCGAAAACCACTGAAGATGACCAGCTCTGCCGCCGAATCATCAAGACGCTTTTGTTTGCCGATATTGTGGGCTACAGCAAACTCAGGGAACAGGACACGCCACAGTTTATTTTTAAGTTTCTGGAAAAAATCGCCAATGATCTTAAACGTCTTGAAGAACAACCCTCCTTTCTGAACACCTGGGGCGATGCCATTTTCGCTGTTATGGATACCGCAGAATCGCTGGCACATTATGCGACAGCACTGAATGAATCTGTGTGCAACACCGATTGGTCCGCATACGGAATGCCGACAAATATGAATATCCGGATTGCTCTGCATGTGGGACCAGTTTTTAAAGGGTGGGATCCCCTCATCGGCCGGACCAATTATTATGGTGCGCATGTAAATCGGGTTGCCCGGATCGAAGCGGTCACAGCTCCGGGCCTGATCTATGTGAGCGAACAATTCGCGGCTTTGCTGAGTGTCGAACAGGAATGCTCTGAAAAATTTATCTGTGATTATGTGGGACAGACAGAACTAGCCAAAAATTTTGGCAGTCACGTGATATACAGTCTAAGGCGTGTTAAGCAAAGTGGAAATGCCTGA
- a CDS encoding NAD(P)-dependent alcohol dehydrogenase, which produces MKAIVYTQYGLHEELKLENIEKPTPKDEEVLIKVYAVSINDWDWQLLQGIPFVNRVENGFREPKKIKILGSDIAGRIEAVGKKVKQFKVGDEVYGDLSGNWGGFAEYVCARETALALKPASMTFEEAAAIPQAAMLAVQGLLDKGNLQQGQKILINGAGGGVGTFGVQLAKLFGAEVTGVDSAEKLDMMRSMGFDHVIDYKKEDFTRNGQCYDLILDNKMNRSLSEYLRALSPNGIYVVAGGDTAKIFQVFLLGPLISLFSKKRMCVVILKPNKDLAYMNDLFEAGKVKPVIDEKSYTLSDVPEAFRYYGEGQHKGKVVITVAPHNQN; this is translated from the coding sequence ATGAAAGCAATTGTCTACACCCAATATGGATTACACGAAGAGCTTAAACTGGAAAATATTGAAAAGCCGACACCCAAAGATGAGGAAGTTTTAATAAAAGTATATGCGGTTTCCATCAATGACTGGGACTGGCAACTTCTCCAGGGGATTCCGTTTGTCAACCGCGTTGAGAACGGTTTTCGCGAACCCAAGAAAATTAAAATACTCGGCTCTGACATAGCCGGACGCATTGAAGCGGTGGGCAAAAAAGTAAAACAGTTCAAAGTTGGCGATGAAGTGTATGGGGATCTTAGCGGAAACTGGGGTGGTTTTGCTGAGTATGTCTGTGCTCGTGAAACAGCCTTGGCACTGAAACCGGCCAGCATGACCTTCGAGGAAGCCGCGGCAATTCCGCAGGCCGCAATGCTGGCAGTTCAGGGGTTGCTGGATAAGGGGAATCTTCAACAAGGACAAAAAATCCTGATCAATGGTGCCGGTGGCGGTGTCGGAACCTTTGGCGTGCAGCTTGCCAAATTGTTCGGGGCTGAGGTGACAGGCGTGGACAGCGCCGAGAAACTGGACATGATGCGTTCCATGGGGTTTGACCATGTCATTGATTATAAAAAAGAAGATTTTACCCGGAACGGGCAGTGTTATGACCTGATTCTTGACAACAAGATGAATCGTTCTCTTTCCGAATATCTGCGCGCTTTGAGTCCCAATGGAATTTATGTTGTAGCTGGAGGCGATACAGCAAAAATTTTCCAGGTTTTTCTGCTAGGGCCGCTGATTTCACTGTTCAGTAAAAAGCGCATGTGTGTTGTTATTTTGAAGCCAAACAAGGATTTGGCTTATATGAATGACCTTTTCGAAGCCGGTAAGGTCAAACCTGTGATCGACGAGAAGTCCTATACTTTAAGTGATGTGCCTGAAGCATTCCGGTATTATGGCGAAGGCCAGCACAAAGGAAAAGTTGTCATCACTGTGGCCCCTCACAACCAGAACTGA
- a CDS encoding peptidylprolyl isomerase — MQISKNSVVSINYTLTNNEGEVLDTSEGHGPLFYLHGNGNLIPGLEKELEGKVVGNSFKVSVPPEEAYGLHDEEQVQIVPRAAFRGVKQVEPGMQFQVETEEGGQQVITVTDVDGDDITVDSNHPLAGQTLNFDVTIMEIREASAEELHHGHVHGPGGHHH, encoded by the coding sequence ATGCAAATTTCAAAAAACTCTGTAGTTTCCATCAACTACACACTGACCAACAATGAAGGTGAAGTTCTGGATACTTCAGAGGGGCATGGACCTCTGTTTTATCTTCATGGAAACGGAAATCTGATCCCGGGACTGGAAAAAGAACTGGAAGGTAAAGTCGTTGGAAATTCGTTCAAGGTGAGCGTTCCTCCTGAAGAGGCTTATGGGCTTCATGATGAAGAACAAGTGCAGATTGTACCACGCGCCGCGTTTCGTGGTGTCAAACAGGTTGAACCCGGCATGCAGTTTCAGGTTGAAACAGAAGAGGGTGGCCAACAAGTCATCACAGTCACAGACGTTGATGGCGATGACATTACCGTCGACAGCAATCATCCGCTGGCTGGTCAAACCCTGAATTTTGATGTCACCATCATGGAGATTCGGGAAGCCTCTGCCGAAGAACTGCATCATGGCCATGTCCATGGACCAGGTGGACACCATCATTAA
- a CDS encoding MinD/ParA family protein — MSFDQASTLRQIVNNNGRAAPSQNIRVMSVTSGKGGVGKTNIAINLAYALSNLGKKVLLFDADLGLANVDVLLNISPRYTIEHVLSGEKDINDIILEGPNHIKILPSSSGISDLAELNRDEQMYLFKKLGQIEHTLDYLLIDTGAGIASNVLRFNATANDILLVATPEPTSMTDAYSLMKVLATKYNVRKFHLVANSVQSQAEARMVYERLQKVTHDFLNVQLHYAGFVIRDPTLIKAVRMQKPLLEIFPNAPASKCLMALAKQIENNYDRGIAGVQLEQENSGKFWDRFLQWKRNK; from the coding sequence ATGAGTTTTGATCAAGCCAGTACCTTAAGACAAATTGTGAATAACAACGGTCGTGCGGCACCATCGCAAAATATCCGTGTTATGAGCGTGACCAGTGGCAAGGGTGGCGTCGGCAAAACCAATATTGCCATCAATCTGGCCTATGCGTTGTCCAACCTGGGGAAAAAAGTGTTGCTGTTTGACGCGGATCTGGGTTTGGCAAATGTGGATGTGCTGCTCAACATCAGTCCTCGATATACCATCGAGCATGTGCTTTCTGGAGAAAAAGACATCAATGACATCATTCTGGAGGGTCCGAACCACATCAAGATTCTACCTTCCAGTTCAGGCATCAGCGATCTGGCAGAGTTGAACCGTGATGAGCAGATGTATCTGTTTAAAAAACTGGGACAAATTGAGCATACTCTGGATTATTTGCTGATCGACACCGGTGCGGGAATCGCTTCAAATGTTTTAAGATTCAATGCGACAGCCAACGATATTCTCCTCGTGGCAACTCCGGAACCGACTTCGATGACCGATGCGTATTCGCTGATGAAAGTGCTGGCGACGAAATATAATGTACGGAAATTCCATCTGGTGGCCAATTCCGTTCAGTCTCAGGCAGAAGCACGGATGGTGTATGAACGCCTGCAAAAAGTAACACATGATTTTTTGAACGTTCAACTGCATTATGCCGGGTTTGTGATCAGAGATCCAACACTGATCAAAGCGGTACGCATGCAGAAACCACTGCTGGAAATTTTTCCAAACGCACCGGCCAGCAAGTGTCTGATGGCATTGGCCAAACAGATTGAAAACAACTATGACCGCGGGATTGCGGGCGTTCAACTGGAACAGGAAAATTCTGGTAAATTTTGGGACCGCTTTTTGCAGTGGAAAAGAAACAAATAG
- a CDS encoding FliA/WhiG family RNA polymerase sigma factor encodes MKPNPYAQKAQKNREDMALEHAHLIKRVVGYMAARLPPGIEQDDLYQAGFFGLMDAINKFDSEKDVQFNTYAEFRIKGAILDELRAMDWVPRSVRSAAHQLEEAHSQLTAKLQRQPSDQETAKHLNMSLSDYHDFLAKARPVSIMSFEDFGGGDDDEHNILDILEDTNTDDPFQDLSLREFRGNLVDAIKELPEQEQMILSLYYDEEMNLKEIGEILGVSESRVSQIRTKTIIKLRSMLRVNEEK; translated from the coding sequence GTGAAACCTAATCCCTATGCACAAAAAGCACAGAAAAACCGGGAAGATATGGCGCTGGAACACGCGCACCTGATCAAACGTGTGGTTGGCTACATGGCGGCACGATTGCCTCCGGGCATTGAGCAGGATGATTTGTATCAGGCAGGCTTTTTCGGACTCATGGACGCAATCAATAAATTTGATTCTGAAAAAGATGTTCAGTTCAACACCTATGCGGAATTTCGCATCAAGGGGGCGATTCTGGATGAACTTCGAGCAATGGACTGGGTGCCCCGTTCAGTTCGGTCCGCAGCACATCAACTGGAAGAAGCCCATTCGCAATTGACCGCTAAACTACAACGGCAACCCTCTGATCAGGAAACTGCCAAACATCTGAACATGTCTCTCAGCGATTACCATGATTTTCTGGCCAAGGCACGGCCTGTTTCCATCATGTCGTTTGAGGATTTCGGAGGCGGTGACGACGATGAACACAACATTCTGGATATTCTGGAAGACACCAATACCGATGATCCATTCCAGGATCTGTCGCTGAGAGAATTCAGGGGAAATCTGGTGGATGCCATCAAGGAATTACCGGAACAGGAACAGATGATTTTGTCCCTGTATTATGATGAAGAAATGAACCTCAAGGAAATTGGTGAAATTCTTGGTGTATCAGAATCCAGAGTTTCCCAGATTCGTACAAAAACCATCATCAAACTTCGCAGTATGCTGCGGGTTAACGAGGAAAAATAA